In a single window of the Methanofollis ethanolicus genome:
- the acs gene encoding acetate--CoA ligase, protein MAETFDVKLAGKVYMPDPAYRERSWTGDWETAYKRYLDDPDGFWAGIAGELEWFAPWETVREWDNPYARWFTGAKLNITHNCLDRHAASERRNKVALIWRGEDDENERILTYRQLHREVMRFANALKGLGVGKGDTVCIYMPLVPEQVVAMLACARIGAVHSIVYGGFGASALNTRIRDAQAKIVITADVGFRRGKRVPLKTIVDEAVVNAPSVEKIVVLRRTKPEIELFSEMEVDFEEIMAAAAPYCEPEVMDAEDPLFILHTSGTTGTPKGIVHTSAGYMVGAYYTTKYVFDLKENDVYWCTADPGWITGHSYIVYGPLAAGATVLLTETTPDFPDPGIWWRIVEDFGVTVFYTAPTVIRMFMRFGEEWPNRSNLDTLRVLGSVGEPLNPEAFEWFYHNVGKDRCPIVDTWWQTETGMHMITTLVGEPMKPGFAGRPVPGVMADVVDREGNPVPPGIGGLLVIREPWPSMMRTVHNNDERYRKYWTTVDSLYTAGDLAVKDEDGYIMVLGRADDIIIVAGHNIGTAEVESALVSHEAVAEAAVIGIPDAVKGQAVKAFVILRQSYRPTEKLKGDLSYHVRMSLGPIAMPAAIEFVDALPKTRSGKIMRRVLKAKEMGIDPGDISTLED, encoded by the coding sequence GAGTGGGACAACCCCTATGCCCGCTGGTTCACCGGGGCGAAGTTGAACATCACCCACAACTGCCTCGACCGCCACGCCGCCAGCGAACGGCGGAACAAGGTCGCCCTGATCTGGCGGGGCGAGGACGACGAGAACGAGCGTATTCTCACCTACCGCCAGCTCCACCGCGAGGTGATGCGCTTTGCGAACGCCCTCAAGGGCCTTGGCGTCGGGAAGGGGGACACAGTCTGCATCTACATGCCCCTTGTCCCCGAGCAGGTCGTCGCCATGCTCGCCTGCGCCCGTATCGGGGCGGTGCACAGCATCGTCTACGGCGGTTTCGGGGCCTCGGCCCTCAACACCCGTATCCGCGACGCACAGGCGAAGATCGTCATCACCGCCGACGTCGGCTTCAGGCGGGGCAAGAGGGTGCCCTTAAAGACCATCGTCGACGAGGCGGTCGTGAACGCGCCCTCTGTCGAGAAGATCGTCGTCCTGCGGCGGACGAAACCCGAGATCGAACTCTTCTCAGAGATGGAGGTGGACTTCGAGGAGATCATGGCGGCAGCCGCACCGTACTGCGAGCCCGAAGTGATGGACGCCGAGGACCCGCTCTTTATCCTGCACACGAGCGGGACGACAGGCACACCGAAGGGGATCGTCCACACCTCTGCCGGCTACATGGTCGGCGCCTACTATACGACGAAGTACGTCTTCGACTTGAAGGAGAACGACGTCTACTGGTGCACCGCCGATCCCGGCTGGATCACCGGCCACTCGTACATCGTCTACGGTCCTCTTGCCGCCGGCGCCACCGTGCTCCTCACTGAGACGACGCCCGATTTCCCCGACCCCGGCATCTGGTGGCGGATCGTCGAGGACTTTGGCGTGACCGTCTTCTACACCGCCCCGACGGTGATCCGGATGTTCATGCGGTTTGGCGAGGAGTGGCCGAACCGGTCCAACCTCGACACCCTCCGCGTCCTCGGCTCTGTCGGCGAACCCCTGAACCCCGAGGCCTTCGAGTGGTTCTATCATAATGTCGGGAAGGACCGCTGCCCGATCGTGGACACCTGGTGGCAGACCGAGACAGGGATGCACATGATCACGACGCTCGTCGGCGAACCGATGAAGCCAGGTTTTGCCGGCCGGCCTGTCCCGGGCGTGATGGCCGACGTCGTCGACAGGGAGGGCAACCCTGTCCCCCCGGGCATCGGCGGCCTCCTGGTGATCCGGGAGCCCTGGCCCTCGATGATGCGGACGGTCCACAACAACGACGAGCGCTACCGGAAGTACTGGACGACCGTTGACTCCCTGTACACCGCGGGCGACCTTGCGGTGAAGGACGAGGACGGCTATATCATGGTCCTCGGCCGGGCCGACGACATCATCATCGTCGCCGGGCACAACATCGGCACCGCCGAGGTGGAGTCAGCCCTCGTCTCCCACGAGGCGGTCGCCGAGGCGGCGGTGATCGGCATCCCGGACGCCGTCAAAGGGCAGGCGGTCAAGGCGTTCGTCATCCTGAGGCAGAGTTACAGGCCGACCGAGAAGCTGAAGGGCGACCTCAGCTACCATGTGCGGATGAGCCTCGGCCCGATAGCGATGCCGGCCGCGATCGAGTTCGTCGACGCCCTCCCGAAGACGCGGAGCGGCAAGATCATGCGGCGCGTCCTGAAGGCGAAGGAGATGGGGATCGACCCGGGAGACATCTCGACACTGGAGGACTGA
- a CDS encoding lectin like domain-containing protein gives MDEQEAAPPGESVFLAAAPAPGTPEDEHPLYPNTLIPAPDTPVWSGGSIIATAEPPSEPYFNLADEGRVTAVKDQGECGSCWAFASLGSLESALLTDGFGEWDLSENNLKNTHGFDSEPCDGGNPFMSTAYLSRWSGPVDETDDPYLLPVPSSTSPPGLVSVMHVQNVTFLPPRSGPLDNDLIKTAIKEEGGLYAGFLVNYTFFGPKATTYYFPENSTAKIDGGHAVLLVGWNDTYSAENFVETPPGDGAFIARNSWGTSSGDNGYFYISYYDRSIGRFKNPETEHIGTGLATATVLFTGEPVETHDHLYQYDPLGWTTSVGTGASTTMHGRNVFTAERYEDLEAVSFFTREPGTAYEASVHLIGGNTSCQVYAADGTMVLPGYHTLPLATPVPLGPGDRFSVTLKLTAPTDTHPLVVEKPIVGYASMATAHTGESFVSDDGVQWDDLTTIIPDTNICIKAFTADPASVPEDYATIQAAVDAALPGDVILVRSGVYEENIVIDRPLTLVGSGDPVIDGNGGDVLTLTGANVTVRGITLTGGRDGVVVTGENATLMDLTVTGCSGDGIALEGASNASVIGADVRSAGHTGILVNETTGTALLQCSVSGSGADGIAVTSSGSFTLTNCLATGNGGTGLALEDVRDGEVSETVMAGNRWNFRLVPVPGYEGTVTVDETTTVDGKRVCVWTGQEDAAVPADAGMVYLFGCRNITAEDLTLSGAYVGLIVANSTAITVRNVTATGNYAGAFFGSSDDILIDASAFSGNEYAGISSLNTTATTVTGSLIADNQFGALLAAATPGDTALWHNTFANNTGGHLVLEGLVALNSTTPFPYRYNGTYFTHALGNFWDDYAGTDADGDGIGETPYAVAGINDTCPLVLSADHYLVGVLPPTPTPTPTPTPTPAPAPAGGGGGGGGGGGGGAFMPSSPMDQDASSHEASYPVKGQTAVSRIDLTSVADLTSAIVVAEKTDLPSAIPPPAARVYEYEKILLFHVTAAGLTGGEISFTVPLAWMEDHGAGTHDVVLLRYHDGAWTSLKTRFVKEESGEALYVAETPGFSYFAIAVAEKTESEGASARTAAVEETPTGAPSAGVPATPQQSPVALFIPALAAAFAALLLARRR, from the coding sequence ATGGATGAGCAGGAGGCGGCACCTCCCGGGGAGTCCGTATTCCTTGCGGCCGCACCCGCTCCCGGGACGCCGGAGGACGAACATCCCCTCTATCCGAACACCCTGATCCCTGCACCCGACACCCCTGTCTGGTCTGGTGGTTCCATCATTGCGACGGCAGAACCACCCTCTGAACCGTACTTCAACCTCGCCGACGAAGGCCGCGTCACCGCAGTGAAGGACCAGGGAGAGTGCGGGTCTTGCTGGGCCTTTGCCTCTCTCGGGTCCCTGGAGTCTGCTCTCCTCACCGATGGCTTCGGTGAGTGGGACCTCTCGGAAAATAACCTGAAGAACACGCACGGCTTCGATAGTGAGCCCTGCGACGGAGGCAACCCCTTCATGTCGACGGCCTACCTCTCCCGGTGGTCGGGACCGGTGGACGAGACGGACGACCCGTACCTCCTTCCCGTTCCGTCCTCAACATCGCCTCCCGGTCTTGTGTCAGTGATGCATGTCCAGAACGTCACCTTCCTCCCGCCGCGGTCGGGTCCCCTCGACAACGACCTGATCAAGACGGCGATCAAGGAGGAAGGCGGCCTCTATGCCGGTTTCCTGGTAAACTATACCTTCTTCGGGCCGAAGGCCACGACATACTACTTCCCCGAGAATAGCACCGCAAAGATCGACGGCGGCCACGCCGTCCTCCTCGTCGGGTGGAACGACACCTACTCTGCGGAGAACTTCGTCGAGACTCCGCCCGGCGACGGCGCCTTCATCGCCAGGAACTCGTGGGGCACCTCGTCGGGGGACAACGGCTACTTCTATATCTCGTATTACGACCGGAGTATCGGCCGCTTCAAGAACCCCGAGACAGAGCATATCGGCACCGGTCTGGCCACGGCGACCGTGCTCTTCACCGGTGAACCGGTCGAGACCCACGACCATCTCTACCAGTACGACCCCCTCGGATGGACCACCAGCGTCGGCACCGGCGCCTCGACCACGATGCATGGCAGGAACGTCTTCACCGCAGAGCGCTACGAGGATCTGGAGGCGGTGAGTTTCTTCACCCGCGAGCCCGGCACGGCGTATGAGGCCAGCGTCCACCTCATCGGGGGAAACACCTCCTGTCAGGTCTATGCCGCAGACGGGACGATGGTGCTCCCCGGTTACCACACCCTTCCCCTCGCAACACCTGTGCCCCTCGGCCCGGGCGATAGATTCTCGGTGACCCTCAAACTCACAGCGCCGACCGACACCCACCCTCTCGTCGTCGAGAAACCGATTGTAGGCTACGCGAGCATGGCCACGGCCCATACCGGCGAGAGCTTCGTGAGTGACGACGGGGTGCAGTGGGACGACCTCACCACCATCATCCCTGACACCAATATCTGCATCAAGGCCTTCACGGCCGATCCCGCCAGCGTGCCCGAGGACTATGCCACCATCCAGGCGGCCGTCGACGCCGCCCTCCCCGGCGATGTAATCCTTGTCAGGAGCGGCGTGTACGAAGAGAATATCGTAATCGACAGGCCGCTCACCCTCGTCGGGAGCGGCGACCCTGTCATTGACGGCAACGGCGGGGACGTACTCACCCTGACCGGGGCGAACGTCACCGTCAGGGGTATCACTCTCACCGGCGGACGCGACGGCGTCGTGGTCACCGGTGAGAACGCCACGCTCATGGACCTGACGGTGACCGGGTGCAGCGGCGACGGCATTGCTCTTGAAGGCGCTTCGAATGCCTCCGTCATCGGTGCCGACGTCCGGAGTGCCGGTCACACCGGGATTCTGGTCAATGAGACCACCGGGACCGCCCTGCTCCAGTGCAGTGTCTCCGGGAGCGGTGCCGACGGGATCGCCGTCACCTCCTCCGGGTCCTTTACGCTGACGAACTGTCTCGCCACCGGAAATGGCGGGACAGGCCTTGCCCTCGAGGATGTGCGGGACGGCGAGGTGTCAGAGACCGTGATGGCCGGGAACAGGTGGAATTTCCGCCTCGTCCCCGTACCGGGCTATGAGGGCACGGTCACGGTGGACGAGACGACCACTGTCGACGGCAAGCGGGTCTGTGTCTGGACAGGACAGGAGGACGCGGCCGTGCCCGCAGACGCCGGCATGGTGTACCTCTTCGGGTGCCGGAACATCACCGCGGAGGACCTCACCCTCTCCGGTGCCTATGTCGGCCTCATCGTCGCCAACTCCACCGCCATCACCGTCAGGAATGTCACGGCCACCGGCAATTACGCAGGGGCGTTCTTCGGGAGTTCGGACGACATCCTCATCGATGCCTCCGCCTTCTCGGGCAACGAGTACGCGGGGATATCCTCCCTCAACACTACCGCAACTACCGTCACCGGTTCGCTCATCGCCGACAACCAGTTTGGTGCACTCCTTGCCGCCGCGACGCCGGGCGATACGGCCCTCTGGCACAACACCTTTGCAAACAACACCGGCGGCCACCTCGTCCTTGAGGGTCTGGTCGCCCTGAACTCCACCACACCGTTCCCGTACCGGTATAACGGTACCTACTTCACACACGCCCTCGGCAACTTCTGGGACGACTATGCAGGCACCGACGCCGATGGCGACGGGATCGGGGAGACGCCGTACGCCGTCGCGGGCATCAACGATACCTGCCCGCTGGTCCTCTCCGCCGACCACTATCTGGTGGGCGTTCTCCCGCCCACGCCCACGCCCACACCCACACCGACACCCACACCAGCACCGGCACCCGCTGGCGGCGGAGGAGGAGGAGGCGGTGGTGGAGGCGGTGGCGCTTTCATGCCCTCCTCTCCGATGGACCAGGACGCCTCCTCCCACGAGGCCTCGTACCCGGTGAAGGGCCAGACCGCGGTCTCCAGGATCGACCTGACCTCGGTCGCCGACCTCACCAGTGCCATAGTGGTCGCCGAGAAGACGGACCTGCCCTCCGCGATCCCCCCGCCTGCGGCCAGGGTCTACGAATACGAGAAGATCCTCCTCTTCCATGTCACCGCTGCCGGTCTCACGGGCGGTGAAATCTCCTTCACCGTGCCCCTCGCATGGATGGAGGACCATGGTGCTGGCACGCACGATGTCGTCCTCCTCAGGTATCATGACGGCGCCTGGACCTCCCTGAAGACGAGGTTCGTGAAGGAGGAGAGCGGCGAGGCGTTGTACGTGGCGGAGACGCCGGGTTTCTCGTACTTCGCGATCGCCGTTGCCGAGAAAACGGAGAGTGAGGGGGCATCGGCCCGGACTGCCGCCGTCGAAGAGACACCTACCGGGGCACCGTCCGCCGGCGTCCCCGCAACCCCGCAGCAAAGCCCTGTCGCCCTCTTCATCCCTGCCCTCGCGGCCGCATTTGCCGCCCTCCTCCTTGCACGGAGGAGATGA
- a CDS encoding L-lactate MFS transporter, with the protein MAGEDLTILGMRAEQGRWALVLTGMLINLCLGSIYSWSVFVAPLTGHFAATGTAVTATGILLPFSVFLACFAIAMPFAGRFIEVRGPRVATVAGGLLTGLGWLLASYAGSVQMLALMYGVVGGLGVGIAYGVPVAVAARWFPDMRGLAVGLTVLGFGFSAFVTANVAGALIGAVGVMETFRVFGVAFIILLTLCALPLSFPPSGWSPKGWHPPDGGGGAASEYRREEMVRTPAFFGLFVCYFIGCLAGLMAISIAKPVGTGVGIEPALATALVGFFALFNGGGRPVFGALTDRISPRRTAMLSFVLIGAASAAMWLAPAGWTYIPAFALLWGCLGGWLAIAPATTALYFGTSDYPRCYGVVFLAYGAGAIAGPQLAGYVMAATGSYLGVFPLVTLLAAAGCAVAWVFLRGP; encoded by the coding sequence GTGGCCGGAGAGGACCTGACTATCCTGGGCATGCGGGCAGAGCAGGGGCGCTGGGCCCTTGTCCTTACCGGCATGCTCATCAACCTCTGCCTCGGCTCCATCTACTCATGGAGCGTCTTCGTCGCCCCTCTGACCGGGCACTTTGCCGCGACCGGGACGGCGGTGACGGCGACCGGGATCCTTCTCCCCTTCTCCGTCTTTCTGGCGTGCTTTGCTATCGCCATGCCCTTCGCCGGGCGGTTCATCGAGGTGCGGGGGCCGCGGGTTGCCACGGTCGCGGGCGGCCTCCTGACAGGCCTCGGGTGGCTGCTCGCATCCTATGCCGGTTCGGTGCAGATGCTTGCCCTGATGTACGGCGTCGTCGGCGGCCTTGGGGTCGGGATCGCCTACGGCGTCCCGGTAGCGGTGGCGGCGCGGTGGTTTCCCGACATGCGGGGGCTTGCGGTCGGGCTCACGGTCCTCGGCTTCGGTTTCTCCGCTTTTGTGACAGCGAACGTTGCCGGGGCTCTCATCGGGGCGGTCGGTGTGATGGAGACCTTCCGCGTCTTCGGCGTCGCCTTCATCATTCTTCTTACTCTCTGCGCCCTGCCCCTCTCTTTCCCGCCGTCCGGGTGGAGCCCGAAAGGCTGGCACCCGCCCGACGGGGGAGGGGGTGCGGCCTCCGAGTACAGGCGGGAGGAGATGGTCAGGACACCGGCTTTCTTCGGCCTCTTTGTCTGCTACTTCATCGGCTGCCTTGCCGGTCTGATGGCGATATCCATCGCAAAGCCCGTCGGCACGGGAGTGGGGATCGAACCGGCCCTGGCGACCGCCCTTGTCGGTTTCTTCGCCCTCTTCAACGGCGGCGGCCGGCCGGTCTTCGGCGCCCTCACCGACAGGATCTCTCCCCGGAGGACGGCGATGCTCTCCTTCGTCCTGATCGGGGCGGCTTCCGCGGCGATGTGGCTGGCTCCCGCCGGATGGACTTACATTCCGGCCTTTGCCCTCCTCTGGGGCTGCCTCGGGGGGTGGCTTGCGATCGCCCCGGCCACCACCGCCCTCTATTTCGGGACCTCCGACTATCCCCGCTGCTATGGCGTGGTCTTTTTGGCCTATGGCGCCGGCGCCATTGCGGGCCCGCAGCTTGCAGGCTATGTGATGGCGGCGACAGGGAGTTATCTGGGCGTCTTTCCGCTCGTCACCCTCCTTGCGGCTGCCGGGTGTGCGGTGGCGTGGGTTTTCCTGAGGGGGCCGTGA